The sequence ACCATAGCAAACCATATCATAAGCGATTGCTGCACTTCTAAAATCTCCACTTTTATAAATATCATCAGCTGCTCTTTTGCATTTAAAGGCATCTTTTAGCTTTGAGCATTCGCTATAAAAGTTATCAATCTTAGCCTTAACCTCTTGTTCGCTAATGTTGATTGGCTCAGGTTTAAAAGTAATTGGCCCAGGGAATTTTTGCACACAACCAGCCAGAATAAGCCCAGCTAAAACTGCTACTATAACCTGTCTCAATCCTCCCTCCTTAATATATAATAGGTCTGCTTACCAGCTAGTTTTTCTATGATAATTTTATACTTACTAGCCCATGACTGCACAATCTCATTAAATTCATCAATAATCTCTGGAATAGTACTTTCACATTTGATTTTAAATTTATCTTCACTATTAGATAGAGCGACAAATCCATCACTATGTTTTATTTTTTCATGTAAATTTATAATATGCTCAATCTCTTTTTCATCAAAATCAGATGCTGATAAAACTCTTTTTACCTGCTCTACAAGCGCATCATTTACATTATATCCAAGTCCAGTTAGCACTAGTTCTACACTCATTATCTCCCTTTAATTACTTGATTTTTGACTAATTAATACAGCTTCTATTATCTTTTTGATATCACCATCTAAAACTGCATCAGCTTGCGAGTAGGCGATATTGCTTCTATTATCTTTTACTTGTTTATATGGAAATAAAACATATGAGCGAATTTGATGACCCCAGCCCATTTCGCTTTTTTCTACTGATTGGCTAGCTACTCTTTGCTTTTCTAACTCTAGCTCATATAGCCTTGATTTTAGCATTTTTAGAGCTGTAGCTTTGTTTTTATGCTGACTTCTATCATTTTGACATTGAACTACGATTCCGGTTGGATGGTGAGTTATGCGTACGGCTGATTCAGTTTTATTTACATGTTGGCCACCTGCTCCACTGGCTCTATAATAATCATATCTTATATCTTTTTCATCAATATCAATCTCGATATCATCATCAATCTCAGGACTTACCATTACACTTGAAAAGCTCGTATGACGCCTACCAGCACTATCAAATGGGCTGGTTCTTACTAGACGATGAATTCCATTTTCAGCCTTTAAATAGCCATAAGCATTTTCACCTTTTACAATAAAGCTAACATCTTTTAATCCAGCCTCATCGCCCTCTTGAAAATCTAAAGTCTCAACCTTAAAGCCTTCTCTTTCGCAAAATCTTAAATACATCCTATATAGCATACTAGCCCAGTCATTACTCTCAGTTCCGCCAGCTCCTGGATGAATACTTACAATAGCATTTTTGCTATCATCTTCGCTGCTTAGCATCATGGCAACTTCTAAATTTATAATAGTCTCTTCTAACTTAACAGAGTCCTCAAATAGCGAATTTATAGTATCTAAATCATTTTCTGAATTTGCTAAATCAAATAATTCTATAGCATCATTTAATGAGTTTTTAGCATTTTGAAATTTAGCTAGCATAGAGTTTAATTTGGTCTTTTCTTTGCCTATTTGTCCAGCCATTTGGACATCACTCCAAAAGCTAGGGTCTTGTTCTAAAGCTTCAATCTCTTTAAGTCTTGATTGTATTAAAGAGGGATTTACAACTTTAGCAATATTATCAACCTTGATCTTTAAACCCTTTAAAAGTTCGTTATACTCATAGTTATCCAAAGTTTTACCTTTTAAATTTTTGGCGAAATTTTATCTAAAATATGGTTAAAATTTAATTATTTAAAGGAAAAATTTTTAAAAATTTATGCTAAAATTATAGATTAAAAATTTCAAAAGAGAGTCTTATGCAGATATTAAAAACAGTACAAGAAGTGCGTCAATTCCGTGCTACTTGCAGTGGAAATGTAGGCTTTGTGCCGACAATGGGTGCTTTGCACGCCGGTCATGCTCAGCTATTAAAAAGCTCTGTATCACAAAATGATCATACTATAGTAAGCATTTTTGTCAATCCAACACAATTTTTAGCCGGTGAGGATTTAGATAGATATCCTAGAACACCTGAGGCTGATATTAAAATATGTGAATTATGTGGAGTAGATGCAATATTTATGCCTGATGCTAATGAAATTTATAGCCAAATAGAGCCAAAAATCTTAGCACCAAAAGAGCTATCTAGCACACTCGAAGGCGCTACAAGACCTGGACATTTTGATGGTGTTTGTACAGTATTAACTAAATTTTTTAATATCATAAATCCTACAAACGCATACTTTGGCAAAAAGGACGCTCAACAGCTTTTAATAGTACAGCATATGGTAAAATCGCTATTTATGCCAATTAATATAGTTCCTGTTGATATAGTTCGCTCTAGCGATGGCTTAGCACTTTCGAGTCGTAACTCATACTTAAATGATGATGAATTAGCTCAAGCATTAAAACTCTCAAGGTCTTTGATGAAAGCTAGCAATTTAATTAAAGCAAATAAATTAAACTCTCTTGAGATAAAAGATGCAATGAGTAGCTGTCTAGAGCCTTTAAAAGTTGATTATATAGCAATTGTAGATAAGAGTTTAAAACCAATTGATAGCATTGAGCTTGGCAATACTATTATTTTAATTGCTGTATATGTAAGCAATACACGCTTAATTGATAATTTGTGGGTCTAATATGGCAAATTTATATTTAGTTTCACTTGGATGTAATAAAAATCTAGTTGATAGCGAGATCATGCTTGGAAGACTAAGTGCGTATGATTTAGTAGATGATCCTAGCTTAGCTGATGTAATAATAATAAATACCTGTGGCTTTATAGAAGATGCTAAAAGCGAAAGCATAAGTACAATTTTAGAGCTAGCAAGTTATAAAAAACCAAATTCGGTTTTAGTAGTTACTGGCTGCTTAATGCAAAGATATAAAGATGAGCTTATGCGTGAATTACCAGAGGTAGATATATTTACTGGCGTTGGAGATTATGCTAAAATAGATGAGATAATCCTTAAAAAACAAAATCTATTCAGTCCAGAAACATACTTGCAAGCAACCAATACCAAAAGAGTAATTACTGGTTCAAGCTATCACGCATATATCAAAATCTCTGAAGGTTGTAATCAAAAATGTAGCTTTTGTGCAATTCCCAGCTTTAAAGGGAAGCTAAAAAGTAGAGAAATTTCAAGTATCGTTGATGAGATAAAAGAGCTAATTAGTAGAGGATATAATGATTTTAGCTTTATCGCTCAAGATAGCAGCTCATTCTTGCGTGATCATGGAGAAAATGAAGGGCTTATAGCTCTTATAGATGAGGTTGAAAAGATAGAAGGGATAAATGCAGCTAGAATTTTATATCTATATCCTACAACTACCAACACAAAACTAATTCAAAAAATTATTGATTCCAAAGTATTTGTCAATTATTTTGATATGCCTATACAGCATATAAATGATGAGATGCTAAAGATAATGCGTCGTGGTGCTAATAAAGATAAGATAATTGAGCTTTTAACAATGATGAGAGAAGCACCTAATAGCTTTTTGCGTACTGGAATCATAATAGGCCATCCAGGAGAAATAGATAGTTATTTTGATGAGCTTTGTGAGTTTTTAAGCAAATTTAAATTTGATAGAATCAGTGCATTTGCTTACTCCAAAGAAGAAGATACTCTAGCTTATGAAATGGAACAAGTAGAGCCAAAGATTATCACGCAAAGATTAAATAAGATCGAAAAGATTATAAAATCTAGCATTGATGAGAGCTTTAAAAGCTTAGTTGGGCATACCATCAAGGTACAAATCAATGGTGCAAGTAGTGAGGGCGATATGTTTTATGGCGCTAAGGCTATAATTTGGGATAGAGATATTGATGGTGAGATTCTTATCAATGATAGCGAGATTAAAAATCCAAAAGTAGGACAAATTTATGATTGTCAGATCACTGAATTTGTTAATGATAAGCTAATTGGACAGATTGTTTGCAGTTAAATTTAGAACCATTAAAAGACAAAAAGGCCCTGCTAGCTTTTTCACACGGAGTAGATAGTACAGCTCTTTTTTATCTTTTAGTTAAAGCCGGAGTAAGCTTTGATTGTGCAATGGTAAACTATCAAACTCGCCCTAGTAGCAATACTGAAGAACAAAGTGCTATAAAACTTTGCAAACAATTTAATAAAAAAATATTTATTCATAAAGCTAGTTTAAATTTAACCAGCTCCAATTTTGAGATGACAGCTCGTAAAATTAGATATGAGTTTTTTGACTCTATAATATGTGAGTTTGGTTATGAAATTTTGATTTTAGCACACCAGCTAAATGATGCAACTGAATGGCTATTAATGCAACTAGCTAAAGGTAGTGGCGCTGTAGGATTGGCTGGAATGAGCGAATTTAGTACAAGGTACCTAAAATCTCAAAATAGAGAAATAGGAGTATTTCGTCCGCTTTTAAGTGTTAGCCGTAGTGAAATTTTAGAATTTCTACACTCTCAAAATATAAAATATTTCATAGATAACTCCAATCAAAATCTAAAATTTACCCGTAATAAAATTAGGGCTGAATTTAGTGATTCTTTTGTAGGGCAATTTAGAAATGGAATTAAAAAAAGCTTAGAGCTTTTAAGGGATGATGCAAAGCTACTTTTAGGTGAGTTTGAATATAATGATGGAGAGCTCTTTATAGTGGCTAAATCACAAAATTCAATCTATCTAATAGATCAAGCCTGCAAAAGGCTAGGCGTACTAATGAGCCAAAAGACTCGTCAAATTTGTACTCAAAATGATTGCGTAATATCGCATAAAATCACAATCACATCAAATAAAAAATATTACTTTATCGCTCCATTTATAAAAACCATAATGGATAAGAAATTAAAAGATAAATTTAGAATCCTAAAAGTTCCGGCCTTGCTTCGTCCATATCTAGCAAATAATTTAGAACGTCTTAAGGTTCTTGATAAATTTTTATCACAAAGCTAGTTTGTATATATCCATCTCTTGACTCCATCTCAACTGGAAAATCAACTCTGATAAGATTATCATGTGTATTCATATCAGCGATAAAATCATATAAATTTTGTGGATTTTTCATTGTAGCACTTACATTAGCTTCGCTAATTATATATTTAGAATTGCTTGTTATAGTTTTTGGCTTAGTAAAGTAGATATTATCAAAATACTTCCCAGCAACACCGATAAATTTCATCTGATTAAAGCTATTTTTAAGCGACTCTAACGCTTTTGTATTTTGCTGTTTTAACTTTTCATAGGTTGCTAAATGATCATTATAAAGCTGGTTAATTTTAGCTAAATTTACCTCTTTTTCACTGCGAATCTGCGCAGCTTGTTTGTATTTATCAATTGAAGGCATAGCCACAGCAAAAACCATTACTAGCACAAAAATCACAAAAATCAAACTATAAATTGCTAGCTTAGTAAGGTCGATATTTTCTAGACTTCTATCTACTCTCATTTGCCAACTTCTCCATTAGGGCTATTTTTATTAATACTTACAAAATTATACCAACCATTTGGAAGCTGATAAAATGTGGTATTTGATACAGCAAATATTGACTTTAATGGTGCTTCAAATAGTAACTTAAAACGATCTTTTGTTGGTGTTAATCCTTTTACTTTTAGCATATACTCTTCCATATGAACGCTTTTAAGAGTTACTCCATCAGGAACTAGATTAAATAAATTCATCAAACTTTTATTTAAAATTGCATTTTTATGATAGATATCAAGAGTCATATCACGCTTTATAGAAGTGATTTTAGTCTGATTTTTCAACTCATTAATAGCTTTAAATTTAGCATCGTATTGAGCTTGTAACTCATCAGATTGTAAATTTATATTAAAAATTTGCATTCCAATAAAAATTGCTCCAGATATAAAAGCTGCTCCTATTAAAAACATTGTCCAAAGCCAAATTCTAGTAAAAAGAGAAAATAACGGCTTAACTCGTGGCTTGATAAAACTATAACTCATTGCAAATCTCTCTAATCATCATATTATTTATTAGCTTATCAATATCTTGCTTAATTAACTTAATATCTAGCATTAGCTCATTTTCTGCCATAATCAAAAACTCATTATCAAGACTTAGTCCATCAAATATTACAACACTCTCGATAAAATCACCCAAGTAATTTTTATTTTGATAATACTCAGTAATGGCAAGCTTGATATTACTAATTAGTGTAACTTCTTTACCAATATCTCGTACACTATCTTCTAATTTTTTATTAGCATTAGCAATCTCTTCATGCTGTATATCCTCAAAATCATCTTTATCTACATTATCAAAATCGCTAAATCCACCTCCAATATCACCTAGGCCTCCAAGTTTGCTTAGTCTATCTTGCTCTTCTTCGATAACATTATCTAAATCTGCGCTCTCCTCTTTACTAAAGACCTTATCATAATAATCAAAACCATCATTTTCTTTTCTAGTATCAAAATATGCGCCAAATTTCATATCTTCGCCATCAAAAATCATGATAGTATTATTATCATTCATATGTAGCATATATAAAATTTTACCTTTTTTTGGGGACTCTTTAATAAGTGAGTGCAAAATACCAAACGGAGAATAAATAAGATCAGGCTTTAGTCCATTTAGCGTCTCTTCAAAACTAGTTAGCTCACTATCGGGCACAACAATACTCCAGCCTTTCATTTTAATCTTAGCAACTAGATTGTATGAGATATTAAATTTTTCAAATCCTCTAGCATCTACAGCTGGAAGCGCCCACTGCTTAGGGCTATTAAGCATAGCAGCTAGATATACTGAGTGATACTGCTTGGTACGCTTTTTAAGATAATCAACAAGTTTATAATCAACTACACCATTATGAACATCAAATACAGCCTCATTACTACCTATAATCTTATCGCCTTTTACAGCACGTGAGTACAGATAGCACTGATTATCTTTAATAATAACACTAACATATAAAGTAGTCAAAAATCCACGAACCCAAGAGATTAAACCAGACATATTAAACCTTAAATTTTAAAAATTTTAGCCAATTTAGCTTTAAATTTAGATTATATTATCTACCTCATTAAATTTTTTAGCTATTAATGCTTTAGCTTCTTGCATATCTAAACCTTCTAAGCCAAATTCGTTCCCAATGCAATAGGTAAGCTTGCAAAAAGGCTTTGGCAAAATCATTTTATCCCAACTATTAAACTGCCAAAACCTGCTAGCTGTGTAACTTAAAACTATCAAATTTACTCCAGTTTTTTGTGCAACTGCCACTGAACCATCGCTAATGCTATGTCTTGGACCTCGTGGACCATCTGGGGTAATCACTACATCAATTCCATTATGGATTGATTTTATTGCTGATAGAAAAACTTTCAAGGCTCCTTTTGATGAACTTCCTCTAATCGAACCAATACCAAAATGACTAATAATATCGCTAATTACTTGACCATCTTTATGATCTGAGATCATTACATTCGCATTTCTGCCTTGCCAACAACTACTAAAAATAAATGGCATAAATGCTAACTTCTCATGCCAAAAAAGAGCTACTACTGGCTTGCTCTTTGGCGCTTCTCCAATAAACTCCTTTTTGCAAGTTAGATATATAAGCTTAATTATAAAAACTAGTAAATTTTCTACTATTTTATTAACAAATTTAGCCCTAAATAATCTGCCCATTTAATACCATTCTTCTTGGTTGAGTGATTTGAACCTTAGCAAATTTACCTAGCAACTCCTCGCTGCCTTTGGCCTGAACCAAAAAGTTATTATCTGTACGACCAGCTATCATTCCATCAGCCCTAAGCTCTTCAAAATAGACATCATAAATTTGTCCTATTTTACTAGCTACAATCTCATCTAAAATTTCATTATGTCTAGACTGTAAGCGTGTGAGCCTAGCCCCAGCTATGCTATCATCTATCTGATTTGGCATAGTGGCTGCTGGAGTTAGTGGGCGAGTTGAGTATTTAAACGAAAACACCTGCTCAAATCTTACCTTTTCAAGCACATCCATCGTATCTTCAAAATCAGCTTCACTCTCACCAGGAAATCCTACTATAATATCAGTTGATATGCTAACATCAGGACAAAGCGCTCTAAGTTTACTTGCTCTATCTAAAAACCACTCCTTAGTATATCCACGCTTCATAGCTTTTAGTATTGCCGTACTTCCGCTTTGTAGTGGCATATGCATAGATTTACAGATTTTAGGATTTAAGCTAAACTCGCGTAAAAATTTATCATCCATATGCAAAGGATGCGGACTAGTAAAGCGAATTCTCTCTACGCCATCAATTTGACTAATTAAATTCAAAAGATCGCTAAAATCTATTTTTTGGCCATTAGAACTACTAAATCTTTTGCCATAGTTATTGACATTTTGACCAAGCAAAAATATCTCTTTAGCTCCGTTATTAGTAGCTTTTTTAATCTCATTTAAAATTATATCTTTTGGAATGCTTAGCTCATCGCCCCTAGTGTGCGGGACTATACAATAGGTGCATTTCTTATCGCATCCTATCATGATATTTACATAACTTTTATATGGACTAGTGCGAAACTCACCAAAGGCATACTCGCTCTCATCATGATTTATATCTACGCTCACGAATTTAGGCGTTTTGACTGCGGTTTTGATCTTTGATACATTTCTAGCACCAAGGACAAAATCAACATACGGCGCACGCTTAAATACATCAGAGCCAAGATGGCTAGCCGTACAACCACAAACACCTATTTTCGCTCCTGGTTTTTTGACTTTTTCAAATCCGCCAACCTCACTAAAGAGCTTATGCACTGGTCTTTCACGCACAGAACAAGTATTTATAAGGATTAGATCAGCCTCGCCAATCTGATTAGTAGTCTCATACTCATCATCTAATTCAGCTATGATATGCTCGCTATCACGAACATTCATAGCACATCCCAAAGTCTCTATAAATAGCTTTTTTTTACTAAATTCAGCGCTCAAAGTATATGCACCTCATACATATAATCATTCTCATCTAGGCCATATTTTACCGTGCGGTGATATACGCTTAACCCTTTGTTCTCAAAATGCTCAACTAAGGCAATAAGCTGCTTATGTGAGTTATCACGATCAAAATAGAATATCTTTCCACCATCTTTTAGCGCAGCACTCTCGATCTTTTCTAGACTAATTGTTTTTGGTTTTGCATCTAACTCAGCTCTAGCTAATTTTAACTCCATTTTTTATCCCTTTTTGAGTGATTTTAACTCATTAGTATATCAAATTTGCTATAAAATTTCGTTTAAATTATATAGTATAAATATATTTAAAGATTATAAAAGCTAATATAAGATAAAATAACGGGCTTGCAAATTTTAAATCTCAATAATTTATTATTTTGACAAATTAATCACAAAAGGCAACTTTATGGAGAGAATATTAGATATAATCGAGTCAATAGCTAATGAAAAAAATTTAAACATTGATGATGTAAAAGCCAGAATCTTAAAGGCCTTTGAATCAGCTGCTAAAAAACTATATGGTTCAGAGTGCGAATATGAAGCACTAATTAATCCAACAACTAAAAATATCACTCTATATCAAAAAATTCTAGTTGTTAATAATGATGATGAACGCCTAGATAATGAGCATTTTATCAGCCTTGATAAAGCTCATGAATTTGATAAAAGCCTTGAAATAGGCGATAGTCTAAACTATGAAATAAATATAGAAGATCTAGGTCGCACAGCTGCTGGAACGCTTAGCCGTGAGATAGAGTATCATATCCAACGCCTAATAGAAGAGAAAATTTTTGAAAAGTATAATGCAAAGGTTGGCTCACTTGTCTTTGGTTCAGTTACACGAGTTGATTCTGAAGAAAATACATTTATTGAAATTGATGAGATCAGAGCTGTAATGAGCATGAAAAATCGTATTAAAGATGAAAAATTTAAAATTGGTGATGTTGTAAAATGTGTTATTAAAAGCGTAAGGCTAGATAAAAAAGATGGTATAAAAGTTGAACTCTCTCGTACATCACCCAAATTTCTTGAAGCACTTTTAAAAGCTGAAGTTCCTGAGATTAAAGATGGTGGTGTAATCATTCAAAATAGCGCTAGAATACCAGGTAAAAAAGCCAAAATTGCTTTATATTCTACTACCCCAAATATCGATGCAGTTGGTGCAACAGTAGGTATAAAAGGCGTAAGAATCAATGCTGTAAGTAATGAGTTAAATGGTGAAAATATAGACGCTATTGAGTATAGTAATGAACCAGCTATTTTTGTAGCACGCGCTTTAGCTCCTGCTATAGTAAGCTCTGTAAAAATAGATGGACAAAAGGCTATAGTATCACTAGTACCTGAACAAAAATCAAAAGCAATTGGAGCAAGCGGTATAAATATTAGACTAGCAAGTATGTTAACTAAATATGAGATTGAACTAGAAGAATTGACAAATGCCACACCAGTGGGTCAAATCAACAACGAAGAGGGTCTAAAAAATCTAAAAGCACTCTTTGGTGATCTTTAAAATAAAGAATTCGGTCTAGCCGAATTCTTTTACTATGAATTAAAAATTAATTTTATTCTATCTTAAGCTCTAAAGCTAAAAATTTACCAGTATGAGAACCACTCTTTTTATATCCTTTAGCTAACTCTATTGGACTACCCTTAGCAATTACCTTGCCACCACCTGCTCCACCTTCAGGCCCCATATCTATAATATAATCACAATTTTTAATCACATCTAAATTATGCTCTATTACTATAACTGAATTTCCCAATTCAACCAAATGGTGTAAAACTCCAGTAAGTCTATCAACATCAGCAAAATGCAATCCAGTTGTAGGCTCATCTAAGATATAAAGAGTAGAGCCAGTATCGGTACGACTAAGTTCTTTTGCTAGTTTAATCCGTTGAGCTTCACCACCACTTAAAGTAGTAGCTGACTGACCCAAAGTAAGATAGCCAAGACCGACTGAGCAAATAGTGCTAAGCTTAGCATAAATTTTAGGAACCTTAGCAAAAAACTCCAACGCTTCATCAGCGCTCATAGCCAATACTTCAGATATGTTTTTGCCTTTATATCTTATCTCTAAAGTTTGAGCATTATAGCGAGTACCTTTACATACATCACATATTACATTAATATCAGGTAAAAAGTGCATCTCAACCTTTATCTCGCCCTCACCGCTACATTTTTCGCATCTACCGCCTTTGACATTAAAGCTAAAGCGTCCGATTTTATACCCTCTAATCTGAGCCTCTTTAGTCGCTGCAAATAACGCTCTTATCTCATCCATCACGCCTGTATATGTAGCTGGATTGGAGCGTGGAGTTCTGCCTATTGGACTTTGGTCTAAATAGATAACCTTATCTAGCTGATCTAAGCCTTCTATTTTAACACCTTTTAAAGCTTGAAATTTTTTAGCACGATTTAGTTCTATCTCAGCTGCTGGCAAAAGAGCTTTAAGCACTAGCGAACTCTTGCCGCTACCACTTACTCCAGTTACACCTACAAGGTTACTAAGTGGAAATTTAACGCTTAAATTTGATATATTGTTTATAGTTACTCCACTTAAGCTTAGCCACTGTTTTTGTTTTCTGCCTTGATAGTAATTAATATCTTTTTGACCATTTAAATATTTTGCTGTTTGAGTTTGACTTGCTAATAACTCTTTATATGTACCATTAAAAACTACATTACCACCATAAATTCCAGCTCCAGGGCCAATATCTACTATATAATCAGCAGCTTCAATAGTCTTTTTATCATGCTCTACTACAATTACTGTATTGCCTTTTTCTTGCAAATTTCGCAAGGTTTTAATCAGCTTTAGAGTATCTCTTTCATGCAATCCAATACTAGGCTCATCTAATACATACATAACCCCGCTTAATCCACTGCCTATTTGGCTAGCAATCCTAATACGCTGCGCCTCGCCACCACTAATAGTTCTAGCATCCCTACCAAGGCTAATATATCCAAGCCCTACATCATATAAGAAAAATAGCCTTTCATTTATCTCTTTTAAAATTGGAGTAGCTATTAGAGTTTGTTGAGGATTTAGGTGAGCAAATCTATCATTATTACTAAAAAATTTAGTAGCGTTTTCTATGCTCATGTTAATAATATCACCTATTGATTTAGACGCTACTTTAACAGCCAAACTATCGCTACATAGCCTATTACCTTTACAGCTTTCACAAACTTTTTCAGTCATATACTCGCTAAAAT is a genomic window of Campylobacter devanensis containing:
- the uvrA gene encoding excinuclease ABC subunit UvrA, whose translation is MNEMIKIRGAKEHNLKNINLDIPKNKLVVFTGLSGSGKSTLAFDTLYAEGQRRYIESLSSYARQFLDRVGKPDVDHIEGLTPAIAIDQKSTSKNPRSTVGTITEIYDYLRLLYARIGIQHCPKCDQVVSQMSASDIIDQILKLPNGTKITILSPIVREKKGSFADTLESLANKGFIRAMIDGVMVRLDEEIELSKTKKHTIKAVIDRVVVNEENSARIADDVQKGLYESFGELEIEILNADEIGLESSHIHFSEHNACFNCKISFNTLEPLSFSFNSPKGACPSCDGLGIRFSLDLNKIIDDSLSIEDGAIKVMYGFNKSYYYKFIMAFCEQNDISVKTPYYQLDEDAKRLILYGNAKSIDFLWKSHRIKKHFEGVLKVAYEILKDDKDFSEYMTEKVCESCKGNRLCSDSLAVKVASKSIGDIINMSIENATKFFSNNDRFAHLNPQQTLIATPILKEINERLFFLYDVGLGYISLGRDARTISGGEAQRIRIASQIGSGLSGVMYVLDEPSIGLHERDTLKLIKTLRNLQEKGNTVIVVEHDKKTIEAADYIVDIGPGAGIYGGNVVFNGTYKELLASQTQTAKYLNGQKDINYYQGRKQKQWLSLSGVTINNISNLSVKFPLSNLVGVTGVSGSGKSSLVLKALLPAAEIELNRAKKFQALKGVKIEGLDQLDKVIYLDQSPIGRTPRSNPATYTGVMDEIRALFAATKEAQIRGYKIGRFSFNVKGGRCEKCSGEGEIKVEMHFLPDINVICDVCKGTRYNAQTLEIRYKGKNISEVLAMSADEALEFFAKVPKIYAKLSTICSVGLGYLTLGQSATTLSGGEAQRIKLAKELSRTDTGSTLYILDEPTTGLHFADVDRLTGVLHHLVELGNSVIVIEHNLDVIKNCDYIIDMGPEGGAGGGKVIAKGSPIELAKGYKKSGSHTGKFLALELKIE